Proteins encoded by one window of Chryseobacterium aquaeductus:
- a CDS encoding M16 family metallopeptidase, protein MKNLLFGTAVLFFTGIVNPVFSQKSETPKFISNTEGVKEYSLNNGMRLLLISDASQSNMIVNIVYNVGSKDEGYGEKGMAHLLEHMLFKSTKSLGDIKKQLSDKGGQANGTTWFDRTNYYEIFPSNDENLKWSLQMEADRMVNATILQTDLDKEFSVVRNEFEIGENNPTRVMIQNVFSNAYTWHNYGNSTIGSKEDIERVKSPTLRKFYEKYYQPDNATLIIAGKFDEKSALKYVEDYFSVLKKPDRNLGGTYTVEPAQNGEKYFEIKRNNDQQIIAAGYHASAFADKDYAALSALYEILASDPSGYLYKNLVDTQRVSSIWTFSPVVRDPGMVYLNFDVPKDKNLDETTELVRKELDNVSSIKFSQDDLKRAQAKLIKGIENERNNTIDFAINLTEIVGAGNYKLGFLYRDNIENLKLEDINRVAQKYFKNNNRTIGVFRPSSNEERVFPLEFRDQQIADLVKNYKGKTLEKEPAPFEASIANVKKNLTEGKLSNGMKYGLIHKELKGDKVQGTFRFRIGNEKDLEGKQSIGSMAASLLKAGTKTKTKEHIQDELDQMKSSVGTYMYGQDLVVNIDTYKQYYPKVMAILQDMLSNATFPENELTKTITETNTWLEGQLKDPDAIANNELQRLAAPYLKTSIFYVSSLQEQIDNNKKVTKAQVEDFYKNIMGASDGVGTLISSIDAKTASSELEKTFGKFIAKSKFAEVKPTFFETKKQDKNIITPDKENAVAFGTSSFKMTQDHPDYAALVMANEILGNGGFLSARLPMRLREKDGISYGVGSYLNIPVSNDVASWNYYAYLNPTKRDAVEAAVKEEVSKAIASGFTQQELDSNKKSYSNERITSLGTDYTLINLVNTQLLYGRSLDKYDEQNAKIQKLTLSEVNAAVKKYLSENNVISVFAGDFNKK, encoded by the coding sequence ATGAAAAATCTTTTATTTGGTACTGCGGTTCTGTTTTTCACAGGAATTGTAAATCCTGTTTTTTCTCAAAAGTCTGAAACTCCCAAGTTTATAAGCAATACTGAAGGCGTAAAAGAATATAGTCTCAACAATGGGATGAGACTTCTTTTGATCTCAGATGCATCACAAAGTAATATGATTGTCAATATTGTTTACAATGTGGGTTCGAAAGATGAAGGATATGGTGAAAAAGGAATGGCACATTTGCTTGAACACATGCTTTTTAAGAGCACTAAAAGTTTAGGTGATATCAAAAAACAGCTTTCCGACAAAGGTGGTCAAGCTAACGGAACAACTTGGTTTGATAGGACCAATTACTATGAGATTTTTCCTTCCAACGATGAAAACCTCAAATGGTCTTTGCAAATGGAAGCTGACCGAATGGTAAATGCAACGATTCTGCAGACAGATCTTGACAAAGAATTTTCTGTGGTGAGAAACGAATTTGAGATCGGAGAAAATAATCCGACCAGAGTGATGATTCAGAATGTTTTTTCGAATGCTTACACATGGCATAATTACGGAAACAGCACGATTGGAAGTAAAGAAGATATTGAACGAGTAAAATCGCCAACTCTCAGAAAGTTTTACGAAAAATATTATCAACCAGATAATGCAACTCTCATCATTGCGGGAAAATTTGATGAGAAAAGTGCTTTGAAATATGTGGAAGATTACTTTTCTGTTTTAAAAAAGCCAGATCGTAATCTTGGTGGAACTTATACGGTGGAACCTGCTCAAAATGGAGAAAAATATTTTGAAATCAAAAGAAATAACGATCAGCAGATCATTGCAGCGGGTTATCATGCATCAGCTTTTGCAGATAAAGATTACGCTGCACTTTCTGCACTTTACGAAATTCTGGCTTCTGATCCTTCCGGATATTTGTACAAAAATTTGGTGGATACTCAAAGAGTCTCTTCCATTTGGACATTCAGTCCTGTTGTAAGAGATCCGGGAATGGTTTATTTAAATTTTGATGTTCCGAAAGATAAAAACCTTGATGAGACAACAGAGCTTGTAAGAAAAGAGCTGGATAATGTGTCTTCAATAAAATTTTCACAGGATGACCTCAAAAGAGCACAGGCTAAACTGATCAAAGGAATTGAAAATGAAAGGAATAATACCATCGATTTCGCAATCAATCTTACTGAGATTGTAGGGGCAGGAAATTACAAACTTGGATTTCTTTACCGAGATAATATAGAGAATCTCAAGCTTGAAGATATCAATAGAGTAGCGCAAAAATATTTTAAGAATAATAACCGTACAATTGGTGTTTTCCGTCCATCGTCGAATGAAGAAAGAGTTTTCCCTTTAGAATTCAGAGATCAGCAGATAGCAGATTTGGTAAAAAATTATAAAGGAAAAACTTTGGAAAAAGAACCTGCACCTTTTGAGGCTTCTATCGCAAATGTCAAGAAAAATCTCACCGAGGGAAAGCTCTCCAACGGAATGAAATACGGACTCATCCATAAAGAACTGAAGGGTGATAAAGTTCAAGGTACTTTCCGTTTTAGAATAGGGAACGAAAAAGATCTCGAGGGTAAACAATCGATCGGAAGTATGGCTGCTTCTCTTCTGAAAGCCGGAACCAAAACAAAGACAAAAGAGCATATACAAGATGAGCTTGACCAGATGAAATCGTCAGTCGGAACTTATATGTACGGACAAGATTTAGTTGTCAATATAGATACTTACAAGCAGTATTATCCAAAAGTAATGGCGATTTTGCAGGATATGTTGTCTAATGCAACTTTCCCGGAAAATGAATTGACTAAAACGATCACCGAAACAAACACATGGCTTGAGGGACAGCTGAAAGATCCCGATGCGATTGCGAATAACGAATTGCAAAGATTAGCAGCGCCATATCTTAAGACAAGTATTTTTTATGTTTCTTCTCTTCAAGAACAAATTGATAACAATAAAAAAGTAACCAAAGCTCAGGTAGAAGATTTTTATAAGAACATAATGGGAGCTTCTGACGGTGTCGGAACTTTGATTAGTAGTATTGATGCTAAAACAGCTTCGTCAGAATTAGAAAAAACATTTGGGAAATTTATCGCTAAGTCAAAATTTGCTGAAGTAAAACCTACGTTTTTTGAAACAAAAAAGCAGGATAAAAATATCATCACGCCTGATAAAGAAAATGCAGTAGCTTTTGGGACTTCAAGTTTTAAAATGACGCAGGATCATCCTGATTATGCAGCTCTGGTAATGGCAAACGAAATTCTTGGCAATGGAGGATTTCTTTCCGCAAGACTTCCAATGAGATTGCGTGAAAAAGACGGTATTTCCTATGGAGTAGGATCTTATCTCAATATTCCTGTTTCCAATGATGTCGCTTCATGGAATTATTATGCTTACCTGAATCCAACAAAAAGAGACGCAGTAGAAGCAGCTGTTAAAGAAGAAGTGAGTAAAGCAATCGCCTCAGGATTTACACAACAGGAATTAGATTCTAATAAGAAAAGCTATTCTAACGAAAGAATAACCAGTTTGGGAACAGATTATACGCTGATTAATCTTGTGAATACACAATTACTTTATGGGCGGTCTCTAGATAAATACGACGAACAAAACGCAAAAATTCAAAAGCTGACATTATCTGAAGTGAATGCAGCCGTGAAGAAATATCTTTCTGAAAATAATGTGATCTCAGTTTTTGCAGGAGATTTTAATAAGAAATAG
- a CDS encoding methylmalonyl-CoA mutase family protein, which yields MENQKYTPVNKVRIVTAASLFDGHDAAINIMRRVIQGTGCEVIHLGHDKSAEEVVNTAIQEDANAIALTSYQGGHNEYFKYIYDLLREKNSPQIKIFGGGGGVILPEEIEDIMSYGIDRIYSPDDGRELGLQGMIDDLVKKSDFATGKDVSVEDLDSISFENSTSIAMIISAVENFSDEKPDLVKAIDEKSKDLNIPIIGITGTGGAGKSSLTDELVRRFLRSNTDKKIAIISIDPSKKKTGGALLGDRIRMNAINDPRVYMRSMATRENNVSVSPFIHSALNVLKLAHPDVIILETSGIGQSGSEVSDFADVSMYVMTPEYGASTQLEKIDMLDYADLVALNKSDKRGALDALQAVRKQFQRNHLLWESPLDDMPVYATKASQFNDHGTTELYNRLIEKVNAKYSDLNLQGFVEQEVSEDITIIPPKRVRYLSEIVENNRIYDANVEKQAELARKMYHIEGVKKFLSNETLDTEYQKAEKDLQQENIDFLNNWEDTKQAFKAEFYSYFVRGKEIKVETSTESLSHLKIPKISLPKYTDWGDLIKWKGQENLPGGFPYTAGIYPFKRTGEDPTRMFAGEGGPERTNRRFHYVSAEMDAKRLSTAFDSVTLYGQDPALPPDIYGKIGNAGVSIATLDDAKKLYSGFDLVNAMTSVSMTINGPAPMLLAFFMNAAIDQNVEKYIAEHKLEANIEKALKAKFDDKGLERPKYNGELPPSNNGLGLKLLGLTGDEVIPAEAYAEIKAKTIATVRGTVQADILKEDQAQNTCIFSTEFALRLMGDVQEYFITEKVRNFYSVSISGYHIAEAGANPVSQLAFTLANGFTYVEYYLSRGMDINDFAPNLSFFFSNGIDPEYSVIGRVARRVWAKAMKLKYGADERSQMLKYHIQTSGRSLHAQEIDFNDIRTTLQALYAIYDNCNSLHTNAYDEAITTPTEQSVRRAMAIQLIINKELGLAKNENPLQGSFIIEELTDLVEEAVYAEFDRITERGGVLGAMETMYQRSKIQEESMHYEWLKHTGEYPIIGVNTFLGKDGSPTVRPGEVIRSTEEEKQVQIETLHNFQKSNEDRSEAALKTLQHAAINQQNLFNVMMDAVKYCSLGQITNALFEVGGKYRRNM from the coding sequence ATGGAAAACCAAAAATATACGCCAGTAAACAAAGTAAGAATTGTAACCGCAGCTTCATTATTCGACGGGCACGATGCCGCCATCAATATTATGCGCCGTGTGATCCAGGGAACAGGATGCGAAGTTATCCACCTTGGCCACGACAAATCTGCTGAAGAAGTAGTAAACACAGCGATTCAGGAAGATGCGAATGCGATTGCTCTAACCTCTTATCAAGGTGGTCACAACGAATATTTTAAATACATTTACGACCTTTTGAGAGAGAAAAACTCTCCGCAAATCAAGATTTTTGGTGGCGGTGGCGGTGTCATCCTGCCTGAGGAAATCGAAGACATTATGTCTTACGGAATTGACAGAATTTATTCTCCGGATGACGGCCGTGAACTTGGTTTACAAGGAATGATTGATGATCTGGTGAAAAAATCAGATTTTGCGACTGGAAAAGATGTGTCGGTAGAAGATTTAGATTCAATCAGTTTTGAAAATTCTACAAGCATTGCTATGATTATTTCTGCGGTTGAAAACTTTTCAGACGAAAAACCTGATTTGGTAAAAGCCATTGACGAAAAATCAAAAGATTTAAATATTCCAATCATCGGTATCACAGGAACTGGTGGCGCAGGAAAATCTTCTTTGACAGATGAATTGGTAAGACGTTTCTTACGTTCCAACACAGATAAAAAAATTGCGATCATCTCCATTGACCCTTCAAAAAAGAAAACGGGAGGTGCGCTTTTGGGAGACAGAATCCGTATGAACGCGATTAATGATCCACGAGTTTATATGCGTTCTATGGCGACAAGAGAAAACAACGTTTCTGTTTCGCCTTTCATTCATTCAGCTTTAAATGTGTTGAAATTGGCTCATCCTGATGTCATCATTCTGGAAACTTCGGGTATCGGACAATCTGGTTCTGAAGTTTCAGATTTTGCAGATGTTTCAATGTATGTGATGACTCCTGAATACGGTGCTTCAACGCAGTTGGAGAAAATCGATATGTTGGATTACGCAGATCTGGTTGCTTTAAATAAATCTGACAAGCGTGGCGCTCTAGATGCGCTTCAAGCCGTTAGAAAGCAGTTCCAAAGAAACCATTTGTTGTGGGAAAGTCCGTTAGATGACATGCCGGTTTATGCAACAAAAGCTTCCCAATTCAACGACCACGGAACGACAGAGTTATACAATAGATTAATCGAAAAAGTTAATGCTAAATATTCTGATTTAAACTTGCAAGGCTTTGTTGAACAGGAAGTTTCTGAAGATATTACGATCATTCCTCCAAAAAGAGTTCGTTACTTATCGGAAATTGTAGAAAATAATAGAATTTACGACGCCAATGTAGAAAAACAGGCTGAGTTAGCAAGAAAAATGTATCATATTGAAGGCGTTAAAAAATTCCTTTCTAATGAAACTTTGGATACAGAATATCAGAAAGCAGAAAAAGACCTTCAACAGGAAAATATTGACTTCCTGAACAATTGGGAAGATACAAAACAGGCTTTCAAGGCTGAGTTTTATTCTTATTTCGTTCGTGGAAAAGAAATTAAAGTTGAAACCTCAACAGAATCTTTATCACATTTAAAAATTCCAAAAATCTCTTTACCAAAATATACAGATTGGGGTGATTTGATTAAATGGAAAGGTCAGGAGAACCTTCCGGGAGGATTTCCTTACACAGCCGGAATTTATCCTTTTAAAAGAACTGGTGAAGACCCGACAAGAATGTTCGCCGGAGAAGGAGGTCCTGAAAGAACCAACAGAAGATTCCACTACGTTTCTGCGGAAATGGATGCAAAACGTCTGTCAACAGCGTTTGACTCTGTAACTTTATACGGTCAGGATCCAGCTTTACCACCGGATATTTACGGTAAAATCGGAAATGCTGGAGTATCAATTGCAACGTTAGATGATGCGAAAAAATTGTATTCCGGTTTTGATTTGGTGAATGCAATGACTTCGGTTTCAATGACGATCAACGGTCCTGCGCCGATGTTGCTGGCTTTCTTTATGAATGCTGCAATCGACCAAAATGTTGAAAAATATATTGCTGAACACAAATTGGAAGCGAATATTGAAAAAGCTTTAAAAGCAAAATTTGACGACAAAGGTTTAGAAAGACCAAAATATAACGGAGAATTGCCTCCTTCCAACAACGGTTTAGGTTTAAAATTATTAGGCTTAACGGGAGACGAAGTGATTCCAGCAGAAGCTTATGCTGAAATTAAAGCTAAAACAATCGCAACCGTTCGTGGTACCGTTCAGGCCGATATTTTAAAAGAAGACCAAGCTCAGAATACTTGTATTTTCTCTACTGAATTTGCCTTGAGATTGATGGGTGACGTTCAGGAATATTTTATCACAGAAAAAGTAAGAAATTTCTATTCGGTTTCAATTTCAGGTTATCACATTGCAGAAGCTGGTGCAAATCCGGTTTCTCAGTTGGCATTTACTTTAGCAAATGGTTTCACGTATGTTGAATATTATTTGAGCAGAGGAATGGATATCAATGATTTCGCTCCAAATTTATCTTTCTTCTTCTCCAACGGTATCGACCCTGAATATTCTGTGATCGGACGTGTGGCAAGAAGAGTTTGGGCAAAAGCAATGAAACTGAAATACGGTGCAGACGAAAGAAGCCAGATGTTGAAATATCACATCCAAACTTCAGGACGTTCGCTTCACGCTCAGGAAATTGATTTTAATGACATCAGAACAACTTTACAGGCGCTTTATGCAATCTACGATAACTGTAATTCATTGCACACAAACGCTTATGACGAGGCGATTACAACTCCGACTGAGCAGTCTGTAAGAAGAGCAATGGCGATTCAGTTGATTATCAATAAAGAATTAGGATTGGCGAAAAATGAAAATCCGCTACAAGGTTCATTCATTATTGAAGAATTAACGGATTTGGTTGAAGAAGCTGTTTATGCAGAATTCGATAGAATTACGGAAAGAGGTGGCGTTTTGGGTGCAATGGAAACGATGTATCAACGTTCAAAAATCCAGGAAGAATCGATGCATTACGAATGGTTGAAGCACACAGGAGAATATCCAATCATCGGCGTAAATACTTTCCTTGGAAAAGACGGTTCGCCAACGGTTCGTCCTGGAGAAGTAATTCGTTCGACTGAGGAAGAAAAGCAGGTTCAGATTGAAACGCTTCATAATTTCCAGAAATCCAATGAAGACAGATCAGAAGCTGCTCTGAAAACTTTACAACACGCGGCGATCAATCAGCAGAATTTATTCAATGTAATGATGGATGCCGTGAAATACTGTTCGCTTGGACAGATTACCAACGCTTTGTTTGAAGTGGGTGGGAAGTATAGAAGGAATATGTAG
- a CDS encoding DUF4886 domain-containing protein, with translation MKKLYFLFILITSLNFGQVTKNVYFIGNSYTGQNNLPQLISDIANTTGDILNFQSYTPGGSTLQNHAADNVVLNTINNGYWNYVVLQEQSQIPAFSTSFVNSQFFPYAEQLANNIINSNLCGNVIFYMTWGRKNGDTQNCTPGSYLCTYEGMDDKLYERYMQAALDNESMVSPVGKVWRYIRTQYPSLELYESDGSHPNYLGSMIAAYTFYTTIFKKDPTTASFNGNLPHSEADIVRNAVKNVVYQNMDVWYINAHDINTKFNYQFTNAHSVQFTNQSSNATTFHWEFGDGIESNAENPLHTYNADGIYNVKFTTNTCGRSTTKIKKVNVGSLETAEAQKPISKIYPIPAKDILKIKSHKKISHLEIIDISGRKKDCKIIFKNDEYLISIKDLNPGNYFVIYTVEGNSYSEKFIKE, from the coding sequence ATGAAAAAATTATACTTTTTATTTATACTAATTACCTCACTAAATTTCGGGCAAGTTACAAAGAATGTTTATTTTATTGGAAATAGCTATACAGGGCAAAATAATCTACCGCAACTTATCAGCGATATCGCAAATACCACCGGCGACATTCTCAATTTCCAAAGTTATACTCCAGGCGGATCTACATTACAAAATCATGCGGCTGACAATGTGGTTTTAAATACTATTAATAATGGATACTGGAATTATGTTGTGCTGCAAGAGCAAAGTCAGATACCTGCTTTTTCCACATCATTTGTTAACTCACAATTTTTTCCATATGCGGAACAGCTGGCAAACAATATAATCAACAGTAATCTTTGCGGAAATGTGATATTTTACATGACGTGGGGAAGAAAAAACGGAGACACGCAAAACTGCACTCCTGGATCTTACCTCTGCACGTACGAAGGTATGGATGATAAGCTGTATGAACGATACATGCAGGCTGCATTGGATAATGAAAGTATGGTTTCACCAGTAGGCAAGGTCTGGAGATATATACGCACGCAATATCCTTCATTAGAACTATATGAAAGTGATGGGTCACATCCTAATTATTTGGGCTCTATGATTGCGGCATATACTTTTTACACTACTATATTTAAAAAAGATCCCACCACAGCTAGCTTCAATGGAAATCTTCCTCATTCTGAAGCCGACATTGTAAGAAATGCAGTAAAAAACGTGGTTTATCAAAACATGGACGTTTGGTATATAAATGCTCATGATATCAATACAAAGTTTAATTATCAATTTACAAATGCCCATAGCGTACAGTTTACAAACCAATCTTCCAATGCAACAACTTTTCACTGGGAATTCGGAGACGGCATCGAATCGAACGCAGAGAACCCTTTGCATACATATAACGCCGATGGAATTTACAACGTAAAGTTTACTACAAATACATGCGGAAGATCAACGACTAAAATTAAAAAAGTAAATGTTGGCTCGCTGGAAACAGCAGAAGCTCAAAAGCCTATTTCGAAAATATACCCAATTCCTGCGAAAGATATTTTGAAAATCAAATCACACAAAAAAATATCTCATCTGGAAATCATTGACATTAGCGGAAGAAAAAAAGACTGCAAAATAATTTTTAAAAATGATGAATATTTAATTTCCATAAAAGACTTAAACCCTGGAAATTATTTTGTTATATATACTGTGGAAGGAAATTCTTATTCAGAAAAATTTATAAAGGAATAA
- the rplM gene encoding 50S ribosomal protein L13, with product MNTLSYKTVSANKATANKEWVVVDAEGQPLGRLASKVAKILRGKHKANFTPHVDCGDNVIVLNAGKVTLSGTKWEDKTYIWHTGYPGGQKSMTATELLKKDSLKVLEKSVKGMLPKTKLGSALFKNLYLYEGTEHKHEAQQPKTLNINEFK from the coding sequence GTGAATACATTAAGTTACAAAACTGTTTCAGCGAACAAAGCTACTGCAAATAAAGAATGGGTTGTGGTAGACGCTGAAGGACAACCGTTAGGAAGACTAGCTTCTAAGGTTGCAAAGATTTTGAGAGGTAAGCACAAAGCAAACTTTACACCTCACGTAGATTGTGGTGATAATGTTATTGTTTTGAATGCTGGGAAAGTTACACTTTCCGGAACCAAGTGGGAAGACAAGACTTACATTTGGCATACAGGTTATCCTGGAGGTCAAAAGTCTATGACAGCTACTGAACTTCTAAAAAAAGATTCTTTAAAAGTGTTGGAAAAATCTGTAAAAGGTATGCTTCCAAAAACTAAATTAGGATCTGCATTGTTCAAAAACCTTTATTTATATGAAGGAACTGAGCATAAGCATGAAGCTCAACAGCCTAAAACACTTAATATTAACGAATTTAAATAA
- the rpsI gene encoding 30S ribosomal protein S9 yields the protein MSIIHKIGRRKTSVARVYVKPGSGIITVNRKDAKEYFSTDVMVYKLNQPFILSETVGQYDVTVNVFGGGNTGQAEAIRLGISRALCEINAEYRLALKPAGLLTRDARMVERKKPGQKKARKRFQFSKR from the coding sequence ATGTCTATAATTCATAAAATTGGAAGAAGAAAGACTTCTGTAGCAAGAGTTTATGTAAAGCCAGGTTCTGGTATCATTACAGTAAACCGTAAAGACGCTAAAGAATATTTCTCTACAGACGTAATGGTTTATAAATTAAATCAGCCGTTTATCCTTTCTGAGACTGTAGGTCAGTATGATGTTACCGTAAATGTTTTCGGTGGTGGTAATACAGGTCAGGCAGAAGCGATCAGATTAGGTATTTCTAGAGCTCTTTGCGAGATTAATGCTGAGTACAGATTAGCATTGAAGCCTGCAGGTTTACTTACAAGAGATGCAAGAATGGTAGAAAGAAAGAAACCAGGTCAGAAAAAAGCAAGAAAGAGATTCCAGTTCTCAAAACGTTAA
- the rpsB gene encoding 30S ribosomal protein S2: MAKANVKDLLEAGVHFGHMTRKWNPNMAPYIFMEKNGIHIVDLHKTAVKLDEACSALEKLTSAGKKVLFVATKKQAKEVVAKHASELNMPYITERWPGGMLTNFVTIRKAVKKMNSIDKMKKDGTFETLSKKERLQVDRQRANLEKNLGSISDMVRLPSAIFVVDIMREHIAVTEAKKLGIPVFGIVDTNSDPRKVDFVIPGNDDASKSIDMILNVVSDSIKEGQSQRKADKEKSKEEGEVVSADKDADFDAAAE; the protein is encoded by the coding sequence ATGGCAAAAGCAAATGTAAAAGACCTTCTAGAGGCTGGTGTACACTTCGGTCACATGACTAGAAAGTGGAATCCAAATATGGCTCCGTACATTTTTATGGAGAAAAATGGTATTCACATTGTAGACTTACATAAAACAGCTGTTAAATTAGACGAAGCGTGCAGCGCTTTAGAAAAATTAACTTCTGCAGGTAAAAAAGTTCTTTTCGTAGCTACTAAAAAGCAAGCGAAAGAAGTGGTTGCAAAACACGCTTCAGAACTTAATATGCCTTATATCACAGAAAGATGGCCAGGAGGAATGTTAACAAACTTTGTTACAATCAGAAAGGCTGTAAAGAAAATGAACTCTATCGACAAAATGAAAAAAGACGGTACGTTCGAAACTTTATCTAAAAAAGAAAGATTACAAGTTGACAGACAAAGAGCTAATTTAGAGAAAAACTTAGGTTCTATCTCTGACATGGTACGTCTTCCTTCTGCGATCTTCGTTGTAGATATCATGAGAGAACACATCGCTGTAACTGAAGCTAAGAAATTAGGTATTCCAGTTTTCGGTATTGTTGATACAAACTCTGACCCAAGAAAAGTAGACTTCGTTATCCCAGGAAACGATGATGCTTCAAAATCTATTGATATGATCTTAAACGTAGTTTCAGATTCTATCAAAGAAGGTCAGTCTCAGAGAAAAGCTGATAAAGAAAAATCTAAAGAAGAAGGAGAAGTAGTATCTGCTGATAAAGATGCAGATTTCGACGCTGCTGCTGAATAA
- a CDS encoding DUF6759 domain-containing protein, with amino-acid sequence MRKLLTCFGIILLLGHCNTTHNNYPTASSSTSDKEYHEVMKTYKFETAEVLNYLLNDVSPENPKTAITIENTSRCNIVITVSGGNSYYKKIPIAVGKIGSVMIPKNQTYRLSGMVCKSSYQTSKYITNAYSVKLSD; translated from the coding sequence ATGAGAAAACTTCTGACGTGTTTTGGGATTATATTGCTTTTGGGACATTGTAATACTACGCACAATAATTATCCCACCGCAAGTTCATCAACTTCAGACAAAGAATACCATGAAGTTATGAAAACATATAAATTTGAAACTGCAGAGGTACTAAATTATCTTTTAAATGATGTTTCCCCTGAAAATCCGAAAACAGCAATTACTATTGAGAACACTTCTCGTTGTAATATAGTTATCACGGTTTCCGGCGGTAACAGTTATTATAAAAAAATTCCCATCGCAGTTGGAAAAATTGGCTCTGTGATGATCCCCAAAAACCAAACATACAGATTGTCGGGGATGGTTTGTAAATCTTCTTATCAGACATCTAAATATATTACGAATGCTTATTCTGTGAAGCTTTCAGACTAA
- a CDS encoding DUF6759 domain-containing protein, with protein sequence MKKNSLIILFFTLTLSCSTQTNSHDDILKNTNIKEIEEYLTKTHPEDPKKRILQSKLIALKNKEWTKGAANAKPMEVRPIISDIPQNFSKNSLSRDSEEFKKLTAETSSEHKDKTVKLLNAMFSEDINSKEAILLFRNNSDCNLVLNISGKKFYNLAVASHNENFIIVDKDLYSISGNICDVRYDSQKQITKNIQIILTNPEYKRFDENEKLALNKIDRDINNKSSTKKTILAKKKQAKKKS encoded by the coding sequence ATGAAAAAAAATTCCCTCATCATTTTATTCTTCACTCTCACTTTGTCATGCTCAACTCAAACGAATAGCCATGACGATATTTTAAAAAACACAAATATTAAAGAGATCGAAGAATATCTGACAAAAACACATCCTGAGGATCCTAAAAAACGTATTTTACAATCTAAGCTGATTGCTCTCAAAAACAAGGAATGGACGAAAGGCGCCGCCAACGCAAAGCCAATGGAAGTACGACCGATCATCTCTGATATTCCACAAAATTTCAGTAAAAACTCACTCTCAAGAGATTCTGAGGAGTTTAAAAAACTTACAGCAGAAACATCTTCTGAACATAAAGATAAAACAGTAAAACTGCTGAATGCAATGTTTAGTGAAGATATCAACAGTAAAGAAGCAATTCTTTTGTTCAGAAACAATTCTGACTGCAATTTAGTTTTAAACATCAGCGGAAAAAAATTTTATAATCTGGCTGTTGCTTCACATAACGAGAATTTTATAATAGTAGATAAAGATTTATATTCTATCTCTGGAAATATTTGTGATGTGAGATATGATTCGCAAAAGCAGATTACTAAAAACATACAGATCATCCTTACAAATCCTGAGTACAAAAGATTTGATGAAAATGAAAAATTAGCTTTAAATAAAATAGATAGGGATATAAACAATAAATCTTCGACAAAAAAAACTATTTTAGCAAAAAAGAAACAGGCAAAAAAGAAAAGTTAA
- the trmB gene encoding tRNA (guanosine(46)-N7)-methyltransferase TrmB, whose protein sequence is MGKNKLARFAENKILSNVIQPTREEAINSFQLKGNWRKDFFKNNQPIVLELGCGKGEYTVGLAKTFTEKNFIGIDIKGARFWFGAKEAIDNHMKNVAFIRSQIELVDHFFAENEVDEIWITFPDPQIKYRRTKHRLTHPDFLERYKRFLKPGGIIHLKTDSEFLHGYTLGFLQGAGYEIISAHHDIYGAAEYDPGIPHLRDIKTYYEELFSAKGKTITYIKFRIN, encoded by the coding sequence ATGGGCAAGAACAAACTAGCAAGATTTGCAGAGAATAAAATATTATCAAACGTTATACAACCTACACGTGAAGAAGCCATCAACAGCTTCCAACTAAAGGGAAACTGGCGAAAAGATTTCTTTAAAAACAATCAGCCAATCGTTCTCGAATTGGGATGTGGAAAAGGAGAATACACCGTTGGTCTTGCCAAAACATTTACCGAAAAAAACTTTATAGGAATAGATATTAAAGGCGCCAGATTTTGGTTTGGAGCAAAAGAAGCTATAGATAATCATATGAAAAATGTAGCCTTTATCCGTTCTCAAATAGAATTGGTGGATCATTTTTTTGCTGAAAATGAAGTAGACGAAATCTGGATCACTTTTCCTGATCCCCAAATAAAATACAGACGTACAAAACACAGATTAACACATCCTGATTTTCTTGAGAGATATAAAAGGTTTCTAAAGCCCGGCGGAATTATTCATCTAAAAACAGATTCAGAATTTCTTCACGGCTACACTTTAGGCTTTTTGCAGGGAGCCGGCTACGAAATCATATCTGCTCATCATGACATCTATGGTGCAGCCGAATACGATCCGGGCATTCCACATTTAAGAGATATCAAAACGTACTATGAAGAACTTTTCTCGGCTAAAGGAAAAACTATAACCTATATAAAATTTAGAATTAATTAA